In Sulfitobacter sp. M39, the following proteins share a genomic window:
- a CDS encoding enoyl-ACP reductase FabI, whose amino-acid sequence MSDMLKGKRGLIMGVANERSIAWGIAKAMAEAGAELAFTYQGEAFGKRLEPLAQSVGSDFMVDVDVTDDASLDAAFDQLGARWPTIDFVVHAIAFSDKSELTGRFLNTSRANFKNSMDISAYSFIEIARRAHPLMVENGGTLLTLTYMGSNRVTPNYNVMGVAKAALESATRYLANDLGPEGIRVNAISPGPMKTLAGAAIGGARKTYKHTDTNAPMRANATLEAVGGTAVYLASDAGACTTGEIIRVDGGFHVLGMPQAEHL is encoded by the coding sequence ATGTCAGACATGCTTAAAGGAAAACGCGGCCTAATCATGGGTGTCGCGAACGAACGCTCCATCGCTTGGGGCATTGCCAAGGCGATGGCGGAAGCCGGTGCCGAACTGGCGTTCACCTATCAGGGCGAAGCCTTTGGGAAGCGTCTTGAACCGCTGGCGCAGAGCGTCGGGTCGGACTTCATGGTCGATGTCGACGTCACCGACGACGCCTCGCTTGATGCCGCGTTTGACCAATTGGGTGCGCGTTGGCCCACGATCGACTTCGTTGTCCACGCCATTGCCTTTTCCGACAAATCCGAGCTGACAGGCCGGTTCCTGAACACCAGCCGCGCGAACTTCAAGAATTCGATGGATATCTCGGCCTATTCCTTCATCGAGATCGCCCGCCGTGCGCACCCGCTGATGGTCGAGAATGGCGGCACCCTGCTGACGCTGACCTATATGGGATCAAACCGCGTGACGCCCAACTATAACGTCATGGGTGTGGCCAAGGCCGCACTGGAAAGCGCCACGCGCTATCTGGCGAATGATCTGGGGCCCGAAGGCATCCGCGTCAACGCGATCAGCCCCGGCCCGATGAAAACGCTTGCCGGTGCCGCGATTGGCGGGGCGCGCAAGACCTATAAACACACCGACACAAATGCCCCCATGCGCGCCAATGCGACGTTGGAAGCGGTCGGCGGGACCGCGGTCTATCTGGCCTCGGATGCCGGTGCTTGCACCACGGGCGAGATTATCCGCGTGGACGGCGGGTTCCATGTGCTGGGGATGCCGCAAGCCGAGCATCTTTGA
- a CDS encoding THUMP domain-containing class I SAM-dependent RNA methyltransferase, with protein MDSQNTFDIFIVATPGLEDMLLAEVTEKGFANPVASPGGITVQGGWPEVWRANLQLRGASRVLARIGSFMAFHLAQLDKRARKFPWADVLRAEVPVRVQVTTKASKIYHAGAATQRIETALRESLGVTISPEAALVLKVRIDDNVVTISLDTSGDALHKRGHKEAVGKAPMRENLAYLMLRQAGYTGTETVVDPMCGSGTFVIEAAEIAMGLNPGRSRHFAFEDLASFDADQWAAMRETPTTSTPLRFYGSDRDAGAVRMSRMNAERAGVADAVTFENHAAGELTPPDGPPGLVMVNPPYGGRIGNKKLLYPLYGTLGQTLLTRFKGWRVGLVTSEPPLAKATGLPWKPQGPAIAHGGMKVWLYQTPPLR; from the coding sequence ATGGACAGTCAAAACACCTTCGACATATTTATTGTGGCCACTCCCGGTCTGGAAGACATGCTTCTCGCCGAGGTGACAGAGAAAGGCTTTGCCAATCCTGTGGCCTCGCCCGGCGGGATCACGGTGCAGGGCGGCTGGCCCGAGGTCTGGCGCGCGAACCTGCAACTGCGCGGTGCCTCGCGCGTGCTGGCGCGGATCGGGTCCTTCATGGCGTTCCATCTGGCGCAACTGGACAAACGCGCGCGCAAGTTTCCCTGGGCCGATGTATTGCGTGCGGAAGTGCCCGTTCGGGTGCAGGTGACCACGAAAGCCTCTAAAATCTATCACGCCGGTGCCGCGACCCAGCGGATTGAAACCGCCTTGCGCGAAAGCCTCGGGGTTACGATCTCGCCCGAGGCGGCTCTCGTGCTCAAGGTCCGGATCGACGACAATGTGGTGACCATCAGCCTCGATACCTCGGGCGATGCGCTGCACAAGCGCGGCCACAAGGAAGCCGTGGGCAAAGCGCCGATGCGCGAAAACCTGGCCTATCTGATGCTGCGTCAGGCGGGGTACACGGGCACCGAGACGGTGGTCGATCCCATGTGCGGTTCAGGGACCTTCGTGATCGAGGCGGCCGAGATTGCCATGGGCCTCAACCCCGGGCGCTCGCGCCATTTCGCTTTCGAAGACCTCGCCAGTTTTGACGCTGACCAATGGGCCGCCATGCGCGAGACCCCCACCACATCCACGCCGCTGCGTTTCTATGGTTCTGACCGTGACGCGGGAGCCGTCCGGATGAGCCGTATGAATGCCGAACGGGCAGGGGTGGCCGATGCCGTGACCTTCGAAAACCACGCCGCGGGCGAGCTGACCCCGCCCGATGGCCCCCCCGGCCTTGTCATGGTGAACCCGCCCTACGGCGGGCGCATCGGCAACAAGAAACTGCTTTATCCGCTGTATGGCACGCTCGGCCAAACGCTGCTGACCCGCTTTAAAGGCTGGCGCGTTGGCCTCGTCACGTCCGAGCCGCCCCTGGCCAAAGCCACGGGCCTGCCGTGGAAACCCCAAGGCCCTGCGATTGCCCATGGCGGCATGAAGGTCTGGCTCTACCAAACCCCGCCCCTACGCTAA
- a CDS encoding FKBP-type peptidyl-prolyl cis-trans isomerase translates to MTQVKSGDTVAIHYTGTLLDGSTFDSSEGREPLEFTVGSGQIIPGLDTAMPGMEVGDKKVVKIGSADAYGDVNPEMRQAVPREGIPADIPLEIGTQLQMQTPDGQAMPVMVVEVDDATVTLDANHPLAGKDLQFDIELVKIA, encoded by the coding sequence ATGACGCAGGTTAAATCCGGCGATACTGTTGCTATTCACTACACTGGTACCCTGCTTGACGGCAGCACCTTCGACAGCTCGGAAGGGCGCGAGCCTTTGGAATTCACGGTCGGATCCGGCCAGATCATTCCCGGTCTCGACACCGCGATGCCCGGCATGGAAGTCGGCGACAAGAAAGTCGTCAAAATCGGCAGCGCCGATGCCTACGGCGATGTGAACCCCGAGATGCGTCAGGCCGTGCCACGCGAAGGCATCCCTGCGGATATCCCGCTGGAAATCGGCACGCAGCTGCAGATGCAAACACCCGACGGCCAGGCGATGCCGGTGATGGTTGTCGAGGTTGACGACGCCACTGTGACACTTGACGCCAACCACCCGCTGGCGGGCAAAGACCTGCAGTTCGACATCGAACTGGTAAAAATCGCCTGA